Proteins from a single region of Hypomesus transpacificus isolate Combined female chromosome 9, fHypTra1, whole genome shotgun sequence:
- the LOC124471428 gene encoding copine-3-like gives MATDCVSKIELSISCSNLLDKDVGSKSDPLCVLLQSIGDDKWAELDRTECVKNCQDPSFSTRLRVDYYFEKVQKLKLDVYDIDNKSVDLNDDDFLGGLECTLGQIVSSKKLTRPLQLKKGKPAGKGTITITAEEIKDNRSIVLEAAAKSLDNKDFFGKSDPFLEFFKQGDDGQWQLVHRTEVVKNNLNPSWKTFTVPLQTFCSCDLEKTIKVHCSDYDNDGSHDLIGVFQTSVAQLQKAAHGSPVEFDCIHPEKKKKKKSYKNSGVVIFKSCQLAAQYSFLDYVMGGCQINFTVGIDFTGSNGDPRSPSSLHYLSPDGQNQYLLATWSVGQVVQDYDSDKLFPAFGFGAKVPPDWQVSHEFALNFNPSNPYCQGVQGIIEAYRLALPQVKLHGPTNFSPIINHVARLAVGGAQQNNASQYFVLLILTDGEITDLDQTRDAIVAASRLPMSIIIIGVGEADFKAMEMLDGDDSVLKSLSGEPVARDIVQFVPFRQFTNAPKEALAQSVLAEVPNQLVSYFKMRKLDPINLPGAKA, from the exons ATGGCGACTGATTGCGTGTCGAAGATCGAACTCTCCATCTCGTGCAGCAACCTTCTAGACAAGGATGTCGGTTCGAAGTCTGATCCGCTTTGTGTGCTTCTGCAGAGCATTGGTGATGACAAGTGGGCAGAG CTGGACCGTACAGAATGTGTGAAGAACTGCCAGGACCCCTCCTTCAGCACGCGCCTGCGTGTGGACTACTACTTTGAGAAGGTCCAGAAGTTGAAGCTGGACGTCTACGACATCGATAACAAGTCTGTGGACCTGAACGATGACGACTTCCTGGGAGGGCTTGAGTGCACTCTGGGACAG ATTGTCTCCAGTAAGAAGCTCACCAGACCATTACAGCTGAAGAAGGGCAAGCCTGCTGGCAAAGGAACGATCACT atcaCAGCGGAGGAGATTAAAGACAACAGATCCATAGTTCTAGAGGCGGCAGCTAAAAGCCTGGATAACAAG gATTTTTTCGGGAAATCTGACCCATTTCTGGAGTTCTTCAAGCAGGGAGACGATGGCCAGTGGCAGCTGGTACACAGAACAGAG GTGGTGAAGAACAACCTGAACCCATCCTGGAAGACCTTCACCGTGCCCCTGCAAACCTTCTGCAGCTGTGACTTGGAAAAGACCATTAAG gtTCACTGCTCTGACTATGATAACGATGGCTCTCATGACCTCATTGGTGTTTTCCAAACTAGTGTTGCACAGCTGCAGAAAGCTGCCCATGGTTCACCG GTGGAGTTTGACTGTATCCACcctgagaaaaagaagaagaaaaagagttATAAGAACTCTGGAGTGGTCATTTTTAAGTCTTGCCAG CTGGCAGCTCAGTACTCGTTCCTGGACTATGTGATGGGAGGTTGCCAGATCAACTTCACG GTGGGAATAGACTTCACGGGGTCCAACGGAGACCCTCGTTCCCCCAGCTCTCTGCATTACCTGAGCCCCGACGGGCAGAACCAGTACCTGCTGGCCACCTGGTCTGTGGGTCAGGTGGTGCAGGACTACGATTC TGATAAACTCTTCCCGGCTTTTGGCTTCGGAGCCAAGGTTCCTCCAGACTGGCAGGTCTCCCATGAGTTTGCACTGAACTTCAACCCCAGTAACCCCTACTGCCAAG gtgtccaGGGCATCATAGAGGCTTACCGTTTAGCTCTACCCCAAGTCAAACTGCATGGACCCACCAACTTCTCTCCCATCATCAACCATGTCGCCCGTCTCGCTGTTGGGGGAGCACAACAGAACAACGCATCT CAATACTTTGTACTGCTGATCCTGACTGATGGAGAGATCACAGACCTGGACCAGACCCGGGACGCCATTGTAGCCGCGTCCCGCCTCCCCATGTCAATCATCATCATCGGAGTGGGCGAGGCCGACTTCAAG GCCATGGAGATGCTGGATGGAGACGATAGCGTGCTCAAGTCCCTGAGCGGGGAGCCAGTGGCCAGAGACATCGTCCAGTTTGTCCCCTTCAGGCAGTTCACCAAT GCACCTAAAGAGGCTCTGGCCCAGAGTGTTCTGGCTGAGGTACCCAATCAGCTGGTGTCTTATTTCAAGATGAGAAAGCTTGACCCTATCAACCTTCCTGGTGCTAAAGCATAG